The following coding sequences are from one Streptomyces sp. NBC_01232 window:
- a CDS encoding FAD-binding oxidoreductase translates to MSPDPGARTGAAQGASDSDWRRLERAVTGRVLRPGDTGFRSAGAPFNKRYASTTPSGVLSVANTADVRLAVEWARESGIGLVARSGGHSYAGYSAHTGLVLDLRALNTVTADGSTGLVTAAGGALMADVCAAVQPHEMAFALGNGASVGIAGLTLGGGSSSTSRKLGLTADALVRTTLMTADGQLLTCDAEENPDLYWACRGGGGGNFGINLSFTFRASPVRDVSTCLLLWDGADAPEVFTVMQEIARKAPDEFSLRLGVSAADGPGATVSAVALHLGPAGELRELLAPALAATRPVREDIADRTFWEAKDYLLHETSAGAFAVRTRFATEPLPAEALSTVLSLLGRRPGSGNPDGCGLALYTWGGAINRVAPGDTAFVHRDALSLVSMDTSWSEQDGAAIVEANLRWLTELREAMAPYVGEGAYQNFIDPDLEDWRTAYYGANYPRLVEIKKRVDPDGFFTFGQAVGT, encoded by the coding sequence GTGAGCCCGGACCCGGGCGCGCGCACGGGCGCGGCACAGGGCGCGTCCGACAGCGACTGGCGACGACTGGAGCGGGCCGTGACCGGCCGCGTGCTGCGCCCCGGCGACACCGGATTCCGTTCGGCCGGAGCCCCGTTCAACAAGCGGTACGCGAGCACCACACCGAGCGGTGTGCTGTCGGTGGCGAACACCGCCGATGTGCGCCTCGCCGTCGAGTGGGCACGCGAGAGCGGCATCGGCCTCGTCGCGCGCAGCGGCGGGCACAGCTACGCCGGATACTCGGCCCACACCGGCCTGGTCCTCGACCTCCGCGCCCTGAACACGGTGACCGCCGACGGATCCACCGGGCTGGTCACGGCCGCGGGCGGGGCGCTGATGGCGGACGTGTGCGCCGCGGTCCAGCCCCACGAGATGGCATTCGCGCTGGGCAACGGCGCGTCCGTCGGCATCGCCGGCCTCACGCTCGGCGGGGGCTCCTCCTCCACCTCGCGCAAGCTCGGCCTCACGGCGGACGCGCTCGTGCGCACCACGCTGATGACGGCGGACGGGCAACTGCTGACCTGTGACGCCGAGGAGAACCCCGACCTGTACTGGGCCTGCCGCGGGGGCGGCGGCGGCAACTTCGGCATCAACCTGTCCTTCACCTTCCGGGCGAGCCCGGTCCGCGACGTATCCACCTGCCTGCTGCTCTGGGACGGGGCGGACGCACCGGAGGTCTTCACGGTGATGCAGGAGATCGCGCGGAAGGCACCGGACGAGTTCTCGCTGAGGCTCGGCGTGAGCGCCGCGGACGGGCCCGGGGCCACGGTGTCGGCCGTCGCTCTGCACCTGGGCCCGGCCGGCGAGCTGCGCGAGCTGCTCGCCCCGGCCCTCGCGGCGACCCGTCCGGTGCGCGAGGACATCGCCGACCGCACGTTCTGGGAGGCCAAGGACTATCTGCTGCACGAGACCTCCGCCGGGGCGTTCGCGGTACGGACGCGGTTCGCCACCGAGCCGTTGCCCGCCGAGGCCCTCTCCACCGTCCTCTCCCTGCTGGGACGCCGCCCCGGCAGCGGCAACCCGGACGGCTGCGGCCTGGCCCTCTACACCTGGGGCGGCGCGATCAACCGGGTGGCGCCGGGCGACACCGCGTTCGTCCACCGCGACGCGCTGAGCCTGGTCAGCATGGACACCTCCTGGTCCGAGCAGGACGGGGCCGCCATCGTGGAGGCGAACCTCCGCTGGCTGACGGAGCTGCGGGAGGCGATGGCGCCGTACGTGGGCGAGG
- a CDS encoding cupin domain-containing protein, whose translation MTIRRSEPENLVRDHGLDLKLLHPWPGLDTPFRGAWCVLRPGDVTGSHAHHEREMFIVMSGRAEVVCDDRRHALAAGDIALMRGGVEHHIVNEHDEDFSYYAIWWGPDMSADFLARQPEAAP comes from the coding sequence GTGACCATTCGGAGAAGTGAGCCGGAAAACCTGGTCCGGGACCACGGGCTGGATCTGAAACTGCTCCACCCGTGGCCCGGACTGGACACCCCCTTTCGCGGAGCCTGGTGCGTGCTGCGCCCCGGCGACGTGACGGGTTCCCACGCCCACCACGAACGCGAGATGTTCATCGTCATGTCCGGCCGCGCCGAGGTCGTCTGTGACGACCGGCGGCACGCGCTCGCCGCCGGGGACATCGCGCTCATGCGGGGCGGGGTGGAGCACCACATCGTCAACGAGCACGACGAGGACTTCTCCTACTACGCGATCTGGTGGGGCCCGGACATGTCGGCCGACTTCCTCGCCCGCCAGCCGGAGGCGGCCCCGTGA
- a CDS encoding response regulator transcription factor, producing MNQKSTTMRLLWPLSPQADTRREGAPLRPDQDFPVVRRVPTSVSVVLADAQPAIRHGVRSVLERSGGIAVVGEASTADEVIEEMCRCRPAVLVLDPQMDGAAGAKVIPEVLRLWPDTGILVFSAVDDDQAITSALQAGARGYLFKRADADQILRGIQAVAAGEAIIDKSIAGRLGALMRATSGQQYYYPFPQLTNRERDVLERIAAGKSNTTIARELVLASKTVSNRVSVIFGKLGVADRSQAIVLARDAGLGHG from the coding sequence ATGAACCAGAAATCAACCACCATGAGATTACTGTGGCCACTCTCGCCACAAGCCGATACACGAAGAGAGGGTGCGCCGCTCCGGCCCGACCAGGACTTCCCGGTCGTCCGCCGGGTCCCCACCTCGGTTTCCGTCGTCCTCGCCGACGCCCAGCCGGCAATTCGCCACGGTGTCCGTTCCGTTCTCGAACGGTCCGGGGGCATTGCGGTCGTCGGAGAGGCCTCGACGGCGGACGAGGTGATCGAGGAGATGTGCCGGTGCCGGCCCGCCGTCCTCGTGCTCGACCCGCAGATGGACGGGGCGGCCGGGGCGAAGGTCATTCCCGAGGTACTGCGATTATGGCCCGATACGGGCATCCTCGTCTTCAGCGCCGTGGACGACGACCAGGCCATCACCTCGGCGCTCCAGGCGGGCGCACGGGGCTACCTGTTCAAACGGGCCGACGCGGACCAGATCCTGCGAGGGATCCAGGCCGTGGCGGCCGGCGAGGCCATCATCGACAAGTCGATCGCCGGGCGGTTGGGCGCACTGATGCGCGCGACGTCCGGGCAGCAGTATTACTATCCGTTCCCGCAACTGACCAACCGGGAACGGGACGTGCTGGAACGCATCGCCGCGGGCAAGTCGAATACCACCATCGCCCGCGAGCTCGTGCTCGCCTCGAAGACGGTGAGCAACCGTGTCTCGGTGATATTCGGCAAGCTCGGTGTGGCCGATCGCTCGCAGGCCATCGTGCTCGCCCGGGATGCCGGTCTCGGGCACGGCTGA
- the tsrT gene encoding tryptophan 2-C-methyltransferase produces the protein MGRGLVLLVNPNKVHPPIAPYALDVLTTSLEAADFEVEVVDLTFHREDWKSCLSEYFGARSPVLVGVTIRNTDTVYAFEQRPFVGEHKEIITEIRRLTDAPIVGGGIGFSSMPFALVDYFGIDFGVKGPGEQIICDLADALVTGRGTDTVSGLIRNTPEGVTRVPPPALTAAGRRTVAAPLPAGQFEDRSWQVDRSGTYVRRSGAPLKVDNLLYYQRGGLAGILTKNGCTYRCSHCVEPDAKGIRTGRRDVAAVVDEMQSLAAQGILDQHTTDSEFNLSISHAKNLLREIVRRKHADAGNPLNALRLWVYCQPSPFDEEFAELLAAAGCRGVNVGSDHVRADMLSGWKITEKGTTYYSFADTERLVRLCHANGMLTMVEALFGMPGETPQTMRECVDAFMALDATVTGFSLGLRLFPHTPLGIAMAERCDGVRTVPGLQSNTATGPIVLKPLSRCSGPVEYERQFMFDESGNFRLVCYFSPDLLEDTGTVADPSGRWSRSVDLLWELVDPSDHHRVMLPTLAGSSEHDNNYADNPFLTSLGGLGYTGAFWAHWRDREAILRRAQDVGAVGSVGA, from the coding sequence ATGGGCCGAGGCCTGGTGCTTTTGGTCAATCCCAACAAGGTGCACCCACCGATCGCGCCCTACGCGCTCGATGTGCTCACGACCTCGTTGGAGGCCGCCGACTTCGAGGTCGAGGTGGTCGACCTCACGTTCCACCGGGAGGACTGGAAGTCCTGCCTCTCCGAGTACTTCGGAGCGCGCAGTCCGGTGCTGGTCGGTGTCACCATCCGCAATACCGACACCGTCTACGCCTTCGAGCAGCGCCCTTTCGTCGGCGAGCACAAGGAGATCATCACCGAGATCAGACGGCTGACCGATGCGCCGATCGTCGGCGGCGGCATCGGATTCTCGTCCATGCCCTTCGCGCTGGTCGACTACTTCGGCATCGATTTCGGCGTCAAGGGGCCGGGTGAGCAGATCATCTGCGACCTCGCCGACGCGCTGGTCACCGGACGCGGCACGGACACGGTGAGCGGTCTCATCCGCAACACCCCGGAGGGAGTGACCAGGGTGCCGCCGCCCGCGCTCACCGCGGCGGGGCGCCGTACGGTGGCGGCGCCGCTGCCCGCCGGGCAGTTCGAGGACCGGAGCTGGCAGGTGGACCGCTCCGGGACGTACGTCCGCCGCTCCGGGGCGCCGCTCAAGGTGGACAACCTGCTGTACTACCAGCGCGGCGGGCTGGCCGGGATCCTCACCAAGAACGGCTGCACCTACCGTTGTTCGCACTGCGTGGAGCCGGACGCCAAGGGCATCCGGACGGGCCGGCGCGACGTCGCGGCCGTGGTCGACGAGATGCAGTCCCTGGCCGCGCAGGGGATCCTCGACCAGCACACCACCGACAGCGAGTTCAACCTGTCCATATCCCACGCCAAGAACCTGCTGCGCGAGATCGTCCGGCGCAAGCACGCCGACGCGGGCAATCCGCTGAACGCGTTGCGGCTGTGGGTCTACTGCCAGCCCTCCCCGTTCGACGAAGAGTTCGCCGAGCTGCTCGCGGCGGCCGGCTGTCGCGGGGTGAACGTCGGCTCGGACCACGTGCGCGCCGACATGCTGAGCGGCTGGAAGATCACGGAGAAGGGCACCACCTACTACAGCTTCGCGGACACCGAGCGGCTGGTGCGGCTCTGCCACGCCAACGGCATGCTGACCATGGTCGAGGCGCTCTTCGGAATGCCCGGCGAGACGCCGCAGACCATGCGCGAATGCGTAGACGCGTTCATGGCACTGGACGCCACCGTGACCGGCTTCTCGCTGGGGCTCCGGCTCTTCCCCCACACTCCGCTGGGCATCGCGATGGCCGAGCGGTGCGACGGGGTGCGGACGGTGCCGGGGCTGCAGTCCAACACGGCCACCGGGCCGATCGTGCTGAAGCCGCTGTCCCGGTGTTCCGGGCCGGTGGAGTACGAGCGGCAGTTCATGTTCGACGAGTCGGGCAACTTCCGTCTGGTCTGCTACTTCTCGCCGGATCTGCTGGAGGACACCGGTACGGTCGCCGATCCCTCCGGACGCTGGAGCCGGTCCGTGGATCTCCTGTGGGAGCTCGTCGACCCGTCCGACCACCACCGGGTGATGCTGCCGACGCTGGCCGGCTCCAGCGAGCACGACAACAACTATGCGGACAATCCCTTCCTGACCAGTCTGGGAGGGCTCGGATACACCGGCGCATTCTGGGCGCACTGGCGCGACCGGGAGGCAATCCTGCGCCGCGCGCAGGATGTCGGAGCGGTCGGATCAGTGGGCGCTTGA
- a CDS encoding acyl-CoA dehydrogenase family protein, whose product MTTTRTPGAEVPAASAAELLARAKELAPLLRARSAQIEEARRLPADVVDMLRDAGVFRMAFGRELGGLALTTMEQTEVVETLAYGDASAAWCSVMGASSGIFSAFLDETVAKEVFPTPDTITAGLLQPTGHAERVPGGFRLSGRWSFGSGITHCDRVTSGAFVFEDGKPYASPDGSNPHESRQFLVERSQVEVIDNWHTMGMRGTGSCDYTMTDVFVPEEHTYSFGRVRGRPGPLAQPDAFTRSMCGVALGVARAALDHAREIARTRVDRMTGVAWKDHFRAQTTLAECEADFLATRSAVYASQRRQWEVLAAGGTLDDLTPEERAASPIAWVHAFRTSRSIVGRLCDLLQTWSIHQSSPMDRWMRDTTTMCQHATAQDRILQSAGAYLLGGKPEFGICLGIVR is encoded by the coding sequence ATGACCACGACCCGGACCCCGGGGGCCGAGGTTCCCGCCGCCAGTGCGGCGGAGCTGCTGGCCCGTGCGAAGGAGCTGGCGCCGCTGCTTCGGGCGCGGTCGGCGCAGATCGAGGAGGCTCGGCGGCTGCCGGCGGACGTGGTGGACATGCTGCGCGACGCCGGGGTGTTCCGGATGGCCTTCGGCCGTGAGCTGGGCGGCCTGGCGCTGACCACGATGGAGCAGACCGAGGTCGTCGAGACGCTGGCGTACGGAGACGCCTCCGCGGCCTGGTGTTCGGTGATGGGCGCGAGCAGTGGCATCTTCAGCGCCTTCCTCGACGAGACGGTGGCCAAGGAGGTCTTCCCGACCCCGGACACGATCACGGCCGGGCTGCTGCAGCCGACGGGGCACGCCGAGCGGGTGCCGGGCGGGTTCCGGCTCTCCGGCCGCTGGTCGTTCGGCAGCGGGATCACCCATTGCGACCGGGTGACCTCCGGTGCGTTCGTCTTCGAGGACGGCAAGCCGTATGCGAGCCCGGACGGCAGCAATCCGCACGAGTCGCGGCAGTTCCTGGTCGAGCGGTCGCAGGTGGAGGTCATCGACAACTGGCACACCATGGGCATGCGCGGCACCGGCAGTTGCGACTACACGATGACCGATGTCTTCGTACCCGAGGAGCACACCTACAGCTTCGGCAGGGTACGCGGCCGGCCCGGTCCGCTCGCCCAGCCGGACGCCTTCACGCGCAGTATGTGCGGCGTGGCGCTCGGGGTGGCCAGGGCCGCCCTGGACCACGCCCGGGAGATCGCCCGGACCCGGGTCGACCGGATGACCGGGGTGGCGTGGAAGGACCACTTCCGGGCCCAGACCACGCTCGCCGAGTGCGAGGCGGACTTCCTCGCGACCCGCAGCGCGGTGTACGCGAGCCAGCGCCGCCAGTGGGAGGTGCTGGCCGCCGGGGGCACCCTGGACGACCTCACGCCCGAGGAACGGGCGGCGTCGCCGATCGCCTGGGTGCACGCCTTCCGCACGTCGCGGTCGATCGTCGGCCGGCTCTGCGACCTGCTCCAGACCTGGTCGATCCACCAGTCGTCGCCGATGGACCGCTGGATGCGCGACACCACCACGATGTGCCAGCACGCCACCGCACAGGACCGCATCCTGCAGTCGGCCGGCGCCTATCTGCTGGGCGGGAAGCCCGAGTTCGGCATCTGCCTCGGCATCGTCAGATAA
- a CDS encoding acyl-CoA dehydrogenase family protein, whose amino-acid sequence MSTTRNPGTEAPTTAAEILERARALAPRLRERSAEIEQARQLPADVVDMLRDTGVFRMCFGPEWGGPELTSVQQAEVVETLAYGDASAGWCAAIGAMTGAISNFLDPAVVKEVFPSLDMITAGLIAPAGHAERVPGGFRLTGRWSFGSGITHADWVTSGAFIYQDGEPWASPDGSNAHASRQFLVPAHEVGVVGNWDTTGLCGSGSSDYTITDVFVPEEHTYTFYKVRGRTDTPIAQPDSFMRSLCAVPLGVARAALDHARETALTRVDRMTNTVWADTFRVQVTLAECEAEFNAARSGVHSSSQRHWDVLAGGGTLDDLSATERAASSLAWVHAFRTSRAIVNRLYDLLQAWSINRSSPMDRWMRDTATMCQHVAASDLILESGGAYLLGRPPKFRMSLGIVK is encoded by the coding sequence ATGAGCACGACCCGGAACCCGGGCACGGAAGCACCCACCACCGCGGCGGAGATCCTGGAGCGGGCCAGGGCGCTGGCTCCGCGGCTGCGGGAGCGGTCGGCGGAGATCGAGCAGGCCCGACAGCTCCCGGCCGACGTCGTGGACATGCTGCGCGACACCGGAGTGTTCCGGATGTGCTTCGGTCCGGAGTGGGGCGGTCCCGAACTGACGTCGGTGCAGCAGGCCGAGGTCGTGGAGACGCTGGCCTACGGGGACGCCTCGGCCGGCTGGTGCGCGGCGATCGGCGCGATGACCGGCGCGATCAGCAACTTCCTGGATCCTGCCGTGGTCAAGGAAGTGTTCCCGAGCCTGGACATGATCACCGCCGGGTTGATCGCGCCGGCCGGACACGCGGAACGCGTTCCCGGGGGTTTCCGGCTGACGGGCCGGTGGTCGTTCGGGAGCGGGATCACCCATGCCGACTGGGTGACTTCCGGGGCGTTCATCTACCAGGACGGCGAGCCGTGGGCGAGCCCGGACGGCAGCAACGCGCACGCGTCGCGCCAGTTCCTGGTGCCGGCCCACGAGGTCGGGGTCGTCGGGAACTGGGACACCACGGGCCTGTGCGGCAGCGGGAGCAGCGACTACACGATCACCGACGTGTTCGTGCCCGAGGAGCACACCTACACCTTCTACAAGGTGCGGGGCCGCACGGACACTCCGATCGCCCAGCCCGACTCGTTCATGCGCAGCCTGTGCGCGGTGCCGCTCGGGGTGGCCAGGGCCGCTCTGGACCACGCCCGGGAGACCGCGCTCACCCGGGTGGACAGGATGACGAACACGGTGTGGGCGGACACCTTCCGTGTGCAGGTCACCCTCGCCGAGTGCGAGGCGGAGTTCAACGCCGCACGCAGCGGCGTCCACAGCAGCTCGCAGCGACACTGGGACGTGCTGGCCGGAGGCGGCACGCTGGACGATCTCTCGGCCACCGAGCGGGCCGCGTCCTCGCTGGCCTGGGTGCACGCCTTCCGTACCTCGCGGGCGATCGTGAACCGGCTCTACGACCTGCTGCAGGCCTGGTCGATCAACCGGTCCTCGCCGATGGACCGCTGGATGCGCGACACCGCGACCATGTGCCAGCACGTCGCGGCCTCGGACCTGATCCTCGAATCCGGCGGCGCCTACCTGCTGGGCCGGCCGCCCAAGTTCCGGATGAGCCTCGGCATCGTCAAGTAG
- a CDS encoding ATP-grasp domain-containing protein, producing the protein MGTGRGGTGGNDTLLVIGSGLKVYREYLIAPIRRRARAAGLDMVLLNNLKPTWQRDYFDEIIVANVFDSGAMAAAAREVAGRRRIVGLMCWDEPLVLDAGLLAAEFGVPGLSVLGVRGCRDKRRTRAELTAAGLYQPGFELTTTAGQARAAADRIGYPVVVKPRAMGASIGVVFAADAAEVEAAFRIALAASEVDPGPYRASAMVEGYAPGPEISVDGAVHKGEYLPMFLARKHSSDQPYFEEVGHLVDAADPLMADQELMSTLARAHRALGIEDGITHSELRLTPRGPLVIEINGRLGGDLIPFLGRTATGIEPGEVLFDVATGQRPDTRPTRRAVAGIRFGYPERDCVLRSVRVPAGAPGLVAAAPMAEPGTTLRLPPGGYLARHSFVVCEADDTRTCLDRLDTAAGLVEVAAGPIGPPDPDAPFAMPAGLLDVDE; encoded by the coding sequence ATGGGCACCGGCCGGGGCGGCACGGGCGGCAACGACACCCTGCTGGTCATCGGCAGCGGGCTGAAGGTGTACCGGGAGTACCTGATCGCGCCGATCCGCCGGCGCGCCCGGGCCGCGGGGCTGGACATGGTGCTGCTCAACAACCTGAAGCCCACCTGGCAGCGCGACTACTTCGACGAGATCATCGTCGCCAACGTCTTCGACTCCGGGGCGATGGCCGCGGCGGCCCGTGAGGTGGCCGGCCGGCGCCGCATCGTCGGACTGATGTGCTGGGACGAGCCGCTCGTCCTGGACGCCGGGCTGCTCGCGGCCGAGTTCGGGGTGCCGGGTCTGTCCGTACTGGGCGTGCGCGGCTGCCGCGACAAGCGGCGCACCAGGGCCGAGCTCACCGCCGCGGGCCTCTACCAGCCGGGCTTCGAGCTGACGACCACGGCCGGACAGGCCAGGGCGGCGGCGGACCGGATCGGATATCCGGTCGTGGTCAAGCCCCGGGCGATGGGTGCGAGCATCGGTGTCGTGTTCGCGGCCGACGCGGCCGAGGTGGAGGCGGCCTTCCGGATCGCCCTGGCCGCGAGCGAGGTCGATCCCGGGCCCTACCGCGCGAGCGCCATGGTCGAGGGGTACGCCCCCGGCCCGGAGATCAGCGTCGACGGCGCCGTCCACAAGGGCGAGTACCTTCCGATGTTCCTCGCCCGCAAGCACAGCAGCGACCAGCCGTACTTCGAGGAGGTCGGGCACCTGGTCGACGCGGCCGACCCGCTGATGGCCGATCAGGAGCTGATGAGCACCCTGGCCCGCGCCCACCGGGCGCTCGGCATCGAGGACGGCATCACCCACAGCGAACTGCGGCTGACCCCGCGCGGTCCCCTCGTCATCGAGATCAACGGCCGCCTGGGCGGGGACCTGATCCCGTTCCTCGGCAGGACCGCCACCGGCATCGAGCCGGGTGAGGTGCTGTTCGACGTGGCGACCGGGCAGCGGCCCGACACCAGACCCACCCGGCGGGCGGTGGCCGGCATCCGGTTCGGCTACCCGGAGCGGGACTGCGTGCTGCGCTCGGTTCGCGTACCGGCCGGGGCCCCCGGCCTGGTCGCCGCGGCGCCGATGGCCGAGCCGGGCACCACCCTGCGGCTGCCTCCGGGCGGCTATCTGGCGCGCCACTCCTTCGTGGTGTGCGAGGCCGACGACACCCGGACCTGCCTCGACCGGCTGGACACGGCCGCGGGACTGGTCGAGGTGGCTGCCGGGCCGATCGGCCCGCCCGATCCGGACGCCCCGTTCGCGATGCCCGCCGGACTGCTCGACGTGGACGAATGA
- a CDS encoding lysine N(6)-hydroxylase/L-ornithine N(5)-oxygenase family protein, with product MTDREVGVLAIGAGPANLALAVAIEESGPAELADGTLLLEQGPDIKWQRDLLMPWARSQVSFLKDLVTLRNPSSKFSFLNFLHAQGRLDEFVNLGTFHPFRWEFSDYLQWVAASLEKVRIRYDARASRVDPVHGADGSLTGWSVRLTDGDTIRCRDLVIGGGRDPRVPEVFAGLPADRLIHSAQYRTRITQIPKDEPVRVVVVGGAQSAAEMFFALHENLPASRITMVVRSIGLQNYQSSKFVNELFYPSFVDEFYDSPAEVRAQLLDEMRFTNYAGLAPPFLDELYTMLYRQKMVGPQRSEVRAMTEVAGARTEGGEVVLDLRDRLSGKVEPLRCDLVVLGTGFDARKPALVRELAARVGLDEVTVSRNYRVDLGESAWGAVYLQGVNEETHGIADSLISVLAHRSHDILTDLLTRRADAGSGRV from the coding sequence GTGACTGATCGGGAAGTCGGTGTTCTGGCGATCGGTGCAGGTCCGGCCAATCTGGCATTGGCGGTGGCCATCGAGGAGTCGGGACCGGCCGAACTGGCCGACGGCACACTGCTGCTGGAGCAGGGGCCGGACATCAAATGGCAGCGTGATCTGCTGATGCCCTGGGCGCGCAGCCAGGTGTCCTTCCTCAAGGACCTGGTGACACTGCGCAATCCGAGCAGCAAGTTCTCCTTCCTCAACTTCCTGCATGCGCAGGGGAGGCTGGACGAATTCGTGAATCTGGGGACCTTCCACCCCTTCCGGTGGGAGTTCTCCGACTACCTCCAATGGGTAGCCGCCTCCCTGGAAAAGGTGCGGATCCGCTACGACGCCCGCGCCTCCCGGGTCGATCCCGTGCACGGCGCCGACGGCTCCCTGACCGGCTGGAGCGTACGGCTCACCGACGGGGACACCATCCGCTGCCGCGACCTCGTCATCGGCGGCGGCCGCGACCCCCGGGTCCCCGAGGTCTTCGCCGGCCTCCCCGCGGACCGCCTGATCCACAGCGCCCAGTACCGGACCCGCATCACACAGATACCGAAGGACGAACCGGTCCGCGTCGTGGTGGTGGGTGGCGCGCAGAGCGCCGCGGAGATGTTCTTCGCGCTGCACGAGAACCTGCCAGCGAGCCGGATCACCATGGTGGTGCGCTCGATCGGGCTGCAGAACTACCAGTCGAGCAAGTTCGTGAACGAGCTGTTCTACCCGTCGTTCGTCGACGAGTTCTACGACAGCCCGGCCGAGGTCCGTGCACAGCTCCTGGACGAAATGCGGTTCACGAACTACGCCGGGCTCGCACCGCCCTTCCTGGACGAGCTCTACACGATGCTGTACCGCCAGAAGATGGTGGGGCCGCAGCGCTCCGAGGTGCGCGCGATGACCGAGGTGGCGGGTGCGCGGACCGAGGGCGGGGAGGTCGTTCTCGACCTGCGGGACCGGCTGAGCGGCAAGGTCGAGCCGCTGCGCTGCGACCTGGTGGTGCTGGGGACCGGTTTCGACGCCCGCAAGCCGGCGCTCGTACGGGAGCTGGCCGCCCGGGTCGGCCTGGACGAGGTCACCGTCAGCCGCAACTACCGGGTGGACCTCGGCGAATCCGCCTGGGGCGCCGTCTACCTCCAAGGCGTCAACGAAGAGACCCACGGCATCGCCGACTCCCTCATCAGCGTCCTCGCCCACCGCTCCCACGACATCCTCACCGACCTCCTCACCCGCCGCGCCGACGCCGGCTCCGGGAGGGTGTGA
- a CDS encoding ATP-grasp domain-containing protein yields MTGQGPGAGPGVRPAAVAGAGRPVLVVGFVGVTLAAIGAFQPDDSVIYVEEPDVVRKRRVHEQLEGVAFVRGLIEWEYHLAGKADEFFNAHPGLDPAAVVPAIEYATPFAARLAERYGLPGAGLGAAQILRDKALLRQVSAAAGIANPVSVPVRGPDDVRAFLRGRPGPVVLKPANRQASVGTRVIRDAAEVEGAWADCLVQDEGVFVPDRPMALAMLAEQYVEGPEYSVEMLVRDGVALFVNVTGKQLFPGPHPVELAHVVPADIPDELARLLGARTALLVEAVGFRDGFVHGEWIVSDGVPYLVECAGRLPGGGILDTIQLAYPVELLRSYYAVLKGEALPGGLPRRAKGGAAVRFLAAAPGRVAAVHGVEAARRADGVFLAAVTVEPGHPVAELRHSWHRAGIVMATADSPAEALRRAEAAAGMVRIDIEGEE; encoded by the coding sequence GTGACCGGGCAGGGTCCGGGGGCCGGGCCCGGAGTACGGCCGGCGGCGGTGGCCGGAGCAGGCAGGCCGGTCCTGGTGGTCGGATTCGTGGGCGTCACCCTCGCCGCGATCGGGGCGTTCCAGCCGGACGACTCGGTGATCTACGTCGAGGAGCCGGACGTCGTCCGCAAGCGGCGGGTGCACGAGCAGCTCGAGGGGGTGGCGTTCGTCCGCGGCCTCATCGAGTGGGAGTACCACCTGGCGGGGAAGGCCGACGAGTTCTTCAACGCCCATCCCGGACTCGACCCCGCCGCGGTCGTCCCCGCCATCGAGTACGCGACCCCGTTCGCCGCCCGGCTCGCGGAACGCTACGGCCTGCCGGGCGCAGGCCTCGGCGCCGCGCAGATCCTGCGTGACAAGGCGCTGCTGCGGCAGGTCAGCGCGGCCGCGGGCATCGCGAACCCGGTGAGTGTCCCGGTCCGGGGTCCGGACGACGTACGGGCCTTCCTGCGCGGCCGGCCGGGGCCCGTCGTGCTCAAGCCGGCGAACCGTCAGGCATCGGTGGGCACCAGGGTGATCCGTGACGCGGCCGAGGTCGAAGGGGCGTGGGCGGACTGCCTCGTCCAGGACGAGGGCGTTTTCGTGCCCGACCGGCCCATGGCGCTGGCCATGCTGGCCGAACAGTACGTCGAGGGGCCCGAGTACAGCGTCGAGATGCTGGTGCGGGACGGCGTCGCACTGTTCGTCAATGTCACGGGCAAGCAGCTGTTCCCGGGGCCCCATCCGGTGGAGCTGGCGCACGTCGTGCCGGCCGACATCCCGGACGAACTCGCGCGGCTGCTCGGTGCGCGGACCGCGCTCCTGGTCGAGGCCGTCGGATTCCGCGACGGGTTCGTCCACGGTGAGTGGATCGTCTCGGACGGTGTTCCGTACCTCGTGGAGTGTGCGGGGCGGCTGCCCGGTGGGGGCATCCTCGACACGATCCAACTCGCTTATCCGGTGGAGCTGTTGCGCAGCTACTACGCGGTACTGAAGGGCGAGGCGCTGCCGGGCGGGCTGCCCCGGCGCGCCAAGGGCGGTGCGGCCGTGCGGTTCCTCGCGGCCGCACCGGGCCGGGTGGCCGCCGTGCACGGTGTGGAGGCCGCCCGGCGGGCGGACGGCGTGTTCCTGGCCGCGGTCACCGTGGAGCCGGGCCACCCGGTCGCGGAGCTGCGCCACTCCTGGCACCGGGCGGGGATCGTCATGGCCACCGCGGACAGCCCGGCCGAGGCGCTCCGGCGGGCCGAGGCCGCCGCCGGCATGGTCCGAATCGATATCGAGGGGGAAGAGTGA